The Chryseobacterium sp. LJ668 genome segment TCCGTTTGGAATCTGGAAACCAGGTTACCCGGAGGGAATCGTTGGGTCATCGCAATATGATGAATTGTATGCCGATGCAAAATTGTGGTTAAACAAAGGTTGGGTAGATTATTTTTCGCCCCAATTATACTGGCCGATCGAATCTAAAGGTCAGCCGTTCGGTTCATTACTCAACTGGTGGAAATCTGAGAATACCATGAACCGCCATCTGTGGCCGGGATTAAATACGGTAGAGATTAAAGTTTCAGACCGCCCGACGGAAATTAAGAATCAGATTGAATTGTCTAGACAGATTTTAAACAACGATGCCGGTGAGATTCATTGGAGTATTGCAGGTCTTACAAAAAATTCAAATATGCTTCCAACGTTGAAAAACGGACCTTACAGAGAGAAAGCATTAATCCCGAAAAGTCCGTGGATAAAATCTATTCCCTTAGAAAAACCGACCTTATTTATAAATGATAACGGAAGCTTTATCAAAACAAGCTGGAGTTCAAAAAATATAGGAAACGTTTTCCAGTGGGTTCTTTTTACTCAATACAACGGGATCTGGGAAACTGAAATCCTGACTTTGGAAAAACTTTCAAAAGAAATTCTTAAAAACAAAGACGGTAAAATTCTAAATACTATTGCAATAAAGGCAATCGACCGTCTTGGGAATGAAAGTGACTACATGGCAAAGCAAATAAAATAAGTTGAGGAGTTATACTGTCATTCATAGTAACAAAAATCTTCCAATATCATCATATTTAAAGTCAGTTAGAAAAATCGAACTGGCTTTTATTTTAGATTCACTATAAATTAAATATATAAATTATTGACACACAATTTACTACAGTCCTGTCACGGCCAATTTATATCTAAAATATTGTCTCGGAATCATTTTTGTATCCTATTAAGCTTATACACTTAAAAATATATAATTATGAATACAAACAGACTTTCACCAAGACTGGAACAGGCTTTGAGCGACCAGATGAATACTGAAGATTTGCAGTCCAGAGTTTATTTTTCTTATGGAATTTGGGCTGCAGATAAAGGGTATGGTGGAATTTCAAATTTTCTCTTTCGCCATGCACAGGAAGAAAGAGACCACGCTGTAAAATTTATGCAGTATGTGCTCAACAGAGGCGGCAAACCAACTGTTACAGCACTGCCTTCACCGGGTCAGGAACCGACAAGTCTTTCCCATTGTTTTGATCTTGTTTTTCAACATGAAGTAGACAATACAACAGCAATTTATAACTTAGTCAATATTGCTTTCGAAGAAAAAGACTGGGCTTCATGGAATTTTCTGCAATGGTTTGTTAAAGAGCAAATTGAAGAAGAAACTTTTGCAATGAATTTAATAGATAAATTGAAAATTGCAGGTGGAGACAGAGCCAGTGACGAATCTCTGTTTACACTTGATAAAACTTTGGAAACACTACCGGACGATGCTGAGCAGGCGCAAGATGCAACCGGTGCAAACCCATAAAAACACTTCGTTAAATTATTATTTCTGAAAATCTGTCAATTCTTTTGGCAGATTTTTTTTATTATGAATCTCTCTTTAAAATCACTATCTTTGCTGACCTTTATTTTTAACATGCAAAAAGCAAAAAGCTGATTGCAAAAACCAGGTAAAGTATGGAGCCGAAAGGTTGCATAACACAATAAATTAAAACAAAATTTCGTTATGAAATGTGGAATCGTAGGCTTACCCAATGTAGGTAAATCAACTCTTTTTAACTGCTTGAGCAATGCTAAAGCGCAATCAGCCAATTATCCTTTCTGTACAATTGAGCCTAATTTAGGAACAGTTTCTGTACCTGATCAGAGACTATTTGAGCTTGAAAAACTGGTAAATCCTGAAAAAGTTTTACCTGCTGTTGTAGAGATCGTTGATATTGCCGGTTTAGTGAAAGGAGCGAGCAAAGGGGAAGGTTTAGGAAACCAGTTTTTGGCCAACATCAGAGAGTGCGAAGCGATTATTCATGTTTTAAGATGTTTCGAAAACGGAAATATCATCCACGTTGAAGGTTCTGTAGACCCGATGAGAGATAAAGAAATTATTGACATCGAACTTCAGTTGAAAGATTTGGAAACTATAGGAAAAGCAGTTGAAAAAGCTAAAAAATTCATCAAGTCAGGAAAGAAAGAAGATATTTTGACGTATGAAACGCTTCATAACCTTGAAAAATTTCTCGAAGACGGTAAAAATGCAAGAGAATTCCCGATGGATGATTTTGCAGCTTCAATCATAGGAGATGTTCAGCTATTGACCAATAAACCAGTTCTTTACGTTTGTAATGTAGACGAAAATTCTATCAAAAATGGAAACGAATGGATTGCCAAGATTGAAGAAATGGCACAGAAAGAAAAGGCTGAAGTCGTGGTTTTAGCTGCTCAGATCGAAGCAGATATCAATGAATTAGACACCTTTGAAGAAAGAGAAATTTTCTTGGAAGAATTAGGCTTAACTGAACCAGGTGTAAACCGTTTGATCAGAAAAGCGTATGATTTATTAAAGCTACAGACTTATTTTACTGCCGGAGTAAAAGAAGTGAGAGCGTGGACAATCGGACAAGGCTGGACGGCTCCTCAAGCTGCAGGTGTTATTCACACCGATTTTGAAAAAGGATTCATCCGAGCAGAAGTGATCAAGTATAACGATTACGTGAGCTACGGTACAGAAGCTAAGGTAAAAGAAGCCGGAAAGCTCTCTGTTGAAGGAAAAGAATACATCGTACAAGACGGTGATATTATGCACTTCAGATTTAATGTTTAAAAATATTAAAAGTTAGTTATAGTATTTTAAAGAGCGCTCCCATGAATTTGGGAGCGTTTTTGTTATCTTCATAAAAAGTTTTATGAAATATTTTATGCTTTTACTGTTTATCTTATTTTTTGTATCGTGCTCGAAAAATCCCGAAGAAAATTGTTTTATTGAAAAGGAAGATAAGACTATTTATGAGGAAGAAAAACCATTTACTGCTCAGCAAATTCTTGAAAATAAGCCAGATTATCTTGAAGTGGTAAGTTTAAAAAATTACAGATCGTTCAGGCAAGACAGTATTGAACGTAATTATTTTCAAGATGAAGAA includes the following:
- a CDS encoding ferritin, with the protein product MNTNRLSPRLEQALSDQMNTEDLQSRVYFSYGIWAADKGYGGISNFLFRHAQEERDHAVKFMQYVLNRGGKPTVTALPSPGQEPTSLSHCFDLVFQHEVDNTTAIYNLVNIAFEEKDWASWNFLQWFVKEQIEEETFAMNLIDKLKIAGGDRASDESLFTLDKTLETLPDDAEQAQDATGANP
- the ychF gene encoding redox-regulated ATPase YchF, giving the protein MKCGIVGLPNVGKSTLFNCLSNAKAQSANYPFCTIEPNLGTVSVPDQRLFELEKLVNPEKVLPAVVEIVDIAGLVKGASKGEGLGNQFLANIRECEAIIHVLRCFENGNIIHVEGSVDPMRDKEIIDIELQLKDLETIGKAVEKAKKFIKSGKKEDILTYETLHNLEKFLEDGKNAREFPMDDFAASIIGDVQLLTNKPVLYVCNVDENSIKNGNEWIAKIEEMAQKEKAEVVVLAAQIEADINELDTFEEREIFLEELGLTEPGVNRLIRKAYDLLKLQTYFTAGVKEVRAWTIGQGWTAPQAAGVIHTDFEKGFIRAEVIKYNDYVSYGTEAKVKEAGKLSVEGKEYIVQDGDIMHFRFNV